CGATGCGGGATGACCGTGAATTCCTGTTAACAGCATTTAAAATGACTGTTACCTGTCAGGTACCTGGCCAGGTACTCCACAAAACAACTAACCTTCCTCTTCAGCCTCCACGTGCACACTAAACGCTTTAGAGAACGAGCTGACGTCGTTCTTTAAACGACAGGTGTAATTCCCAGAATCCCCTGCAGTCAGAGCGGcaaggtggagggaggggccAGTGTGTTTGAGGGCGTGGCCATCTCTGAGCCAGGTGACCTCCAGCTGGTGGAAAGTGCACTTTGTAGTGCACTTCAGTGTGACGGCTTCACCTCTTTTAAACGCTCTGTGGGTGGAGCTGTGCACCTCCATCTGAGCTCCgtctgaaatacattttaaatgctttGATACATGAACACCGCTGGTGCTCATTGGATGGAACCGATGATGATGTAACCGGTTCAAACCCCATTATCATTAGAGTTTCTAATGATTCCAGTGATTTGCTTTTTAACTTTGTTTAAGAAATACATGAATTCGTGAATGCTGATCTGAGACTCCTGACAACCAATGGTCTTTATTCTTTATCTTAGCTCAGTGACCACTATTATTACTTCAACATTATTATCTCTGGTTTCTAgtcttaatacatttatttggcAGTAATCAGAATGAAATCATATGAAACTTGGTTTAGATTTAAGAGATTTAAGAGTGAGGAGACTCATCATCTGAGTCTCAAACTTCTGATCAAAGTGACTTATAGACGTTTTACTACGTTACTGTTCTGAGATCAGATCCCAGAGACCAAAAACATTTAGCATCTTCCATCCACTTAACCTtcacaaataagaaaaaagaaggCGTGTTCTTCCCAAAGCTCTCGATCATCTCGTCAACCTGTGTGAGGTCCTTCTTACCAACGACCTCCTGAGGAGGTTGTAAGCTGCGGTAGCTTCGGATACATCAGAAGTTATCAAACGAAAAGGAGAAGCGTTGATGCCCATTCATATGTGCGTTGGATGATCTTACCAGACACTCTGACTGTCGCTCCTGATCGGCCAGTATAATGATTTGCTGCATCATTCGCTTCCATTCTAAAGCGAAACGTCCCATTGTCTCCGTCCTGCACACCTGTGATCTGTAAGCTGCAGTTTCCCGTCTTGTCTCCCAGGTAATGGTAACGAGGGTTGTTGacccttttattttgtaattcacTGTCGTACACAGACGGAGTCGTGAGTTGACAGATTTCATGGTTCTGGCACCAAACGACTCTGATGATCTCGACCAGAACCTGTTTTCCGTCTGTATTGACAGACTGTGGAGTAAAGGAGCAGAGGATTGTGAGAGTGGATCCTTTAACAGCACAAAGTGGATGCTGGTAGTCCACCGTCGGCCCCTGACCCACGGCACCTGAGACAACACAAGGTCACACAAAATCAACTGAGTTCAGTGTCTCTGATTGTCTCTGTCGTAGTAAACTGAGGCCTGACCAGATGCTTCATCTCATGTTACAGGACAACAAATACCGATTAGCTTGTGCGAGTGAGAGAGCGCCGGTCTCACCTGTCAGGAGAAGCAAAACGCAACACACAACCTTTTTGTCCCCATCCGCCATCCTTTTCCCTTTGAGGACCGACTGTGAATCAGTCCAAGCGAATGTCTCCAGTCgcttcctcatttctttcaccTTTCCCCCAAACTTCTCTTTCAACATCATCTTTGAACCACGTGTCTGTTTTGCGTCAGCTGTGTTTGTCCTGGAACTTCCCTAAAAACAGTCACTTTCTGAGAAACCCAAAGAGATCAAACAACAACCCCTCCAATGCTTGCCAATCTCATTCTAAAACTATTGGAATCTTATCTGTTCTCAACGTTTCTATTACTCTGATACCAGTGGtaccagtggttggatggtcagctggtctatatgtggtaccagtggttggatggtCAGCTGGTCTATATGTGGTACCAGTGGCTGGATGGTCAGCTGGTCTATATGTGGTACCAGTGGTTGAATGGTCAGCTGGTCTATATGTGGTACCAGTGGTTGAATGGTCAGCTGGTCTATATGTGGtaccagtggttggatggtCAGCTGGTCTATATGTGTTACCAGTGGTTGAATGGTCAGCTGGTCTATATGTGGtaccagtggttggatggtcagctggtctatatgtggtaccagtggttggatggtcagctggtctatatgtggtaccagtggttgaatggtcagctggtctatatgtggtaccagtggttgaatggtcagctggtctatatgtggtaccagtggttggatggtcagctggtctatatgtgttaccagtggttggatggtcagctggtctatatgtggtaccagtggttggatggtcagctggtctatatgtggtaccagtggttggatggtcagctggtctatatgtggtaccagtggttggatggtcagctggtctatatgtgttaccagtggttggatggtcagctggtctatatgtggtaccagtggttggatggtcagctggtctatatgtggtaccagtggttggatggtcagctggtctatatgtggtaccagtggttggatggtcagctggtctatatgtggtaccagtggttggatggtcagctggtctatatgtgttaccagtggttggatggtcagctggtctatatgtggtaccagtggttggatggtcagctggtctatatgtggtaccagtggttggatggtcagctggtctatatgtggtaccagtggttggatggtCAGCTGATCTATATGTGGtaccagtggttggatggtcagctggtctatatgtggtaccagtggttggatggtcagctggtctatatgtggtaccagtggttggatggtcagctggtctatatgtggtaccagtggttggatggtcagctggtctatatgtggtaccagtggttggatggtcagctggtctatatgtggtaccagtggttggatggtcagctggtctatatgtggtaccagtggttggatggtCAGCTGGTCTATATGTGGTACCAGTAAGTTGAAATACAAACCTCTTTGCAGAGGTTTGTATTGGGAAAAGCAGATTTCACCAATTGGGCTGGACGAAGTACTCTGTGTCATGATCcggattcctccttgttttgtttttccacacacacacacacacacacacacacacacacacacacacacacacacacacacacacacacacacacacacacacacacacacacacacgcacacccagctGATACTCATTAACACACCTCCTCATTCCCATTCATGCTTTCACTCGCCCTAAACGCCCACAGCCGCTTTCCATAGCAATCAACTCTCACACTGATTCTCAACtcacctgtttctgctcactgcttAATTTGTTTGTCTATTTCTAACCACCGTTTCTCTACTCCCCTGTCAGACTGTTGTTGAACGCTGAGCTGTTGCCTTGTCCTTGTGTTACCAATCCAGCGTTGTCTTTTTCGAGATCTACTGTAAGTCTTGTCCcggactgcgtctgctgacggcagcccccttagtttgagtttgggaagaataaaagacatttttccgcACCTCTGCATCTGTGTCCTCTGTTCTCCACGTAACACTCTGACCCTTTACGGCAGTGACGGTACGAATAACACACCTTATTGGTGGAAAGTGCTCCATGTGCACTGACTGTCCTGTTAAACTGGTTTCAAGTCTCACTGATCCCACTGCGCCCACACCTggactcattcacacacacacaggtgagagcAAACTCTTCTACTATTGCCAACAGTACTACCAGTACTACTATTATGTCTTACGttaaattttaattcaattaattttattttgtaaagcccaaaatcgcaaattacaaatttgcctcagggggctttacaaaatgaatgaaaaccgTTCCACGGGGAAACAAGGGAAGAAAGCTTAGTGAGAACAAGAGGAGAacccgtctcctgatggacagactacatgGACGGGTGTTGAAATCCAAAAAGCTGATTTAGTTATTACTCTATAGTTTTTTTCATGGTGATGTGATTTTTAACAGTGTCCTTTGTTTTAAGTTCTTTAATGATCATGTCATCTTGAGTCTTCATGTAATTACATAATTGTCGATTTCATTTATGTTGTTGGTAGAAACACACAATAGACACTGCATAAATAACACAGAGCATCTGCTCAAGAGAGACTTTCCACCAGGGAAGGTCTCTGAAGGACCAACACTACAGTCAGTTAAAGACTGAGGTCTTTGTCACTGGAGGGAAACAAGTGAAGTAAAAAgaccacctcctctctcctcgtaCGGAGGGCCACAGAATCTCTGTGGTCGCTTAGTTTCTCTTTAAAGTTGCatctttttaatctttaatgtATCTTTGTGTCTTCGAGCTACTTTGAAGTTGCTTTCTGCCTATTTGTGGTTATTTTGTAGGTAgagttacatttttatttggcttttatCGAGAGCAACTTAAAATAAGTGAACTCAAGGAAGAGTACGGAAccagaaaaacaagaataaagtaaggaggacgggaggaggagggtgagaggAGCAACGTTGATACGGGACCATCGATCAGCGTCCATGTACCCTCATTGTTATGACTCATAGCATCTTCAGAGTTATGATACAGACATTAACAAGTGTGAAAGAACAAAAAGCCAAATGGTGGCAATCCTTGAGATGAATTTGAACATGTGGAACCAGTAGCTGTGGACAACTGGATCCACCGGTCTTCCCGGTTGCTGTTAGTCCTACAAGCAGAGGTATGGCGGGGGCAGGGAGACGCATAGAGACCAAAGGGTATTAGATGTTATCTGAAGTCATTATGACCACAAAGATGTGTTTTCACATTCTTCACGTGTTAATCACATTAAGGAACACTCGTCCTTCTGTTTATCACAAACATTATGTCTCTTGCAGTATCGTCTCCTCATGATGTCCGTCTCCTGCTGAAATGAAGACAATGCGAGAGCTGAAATTCAGTCCTGTAAAAGTACTGATGCAAAACACAGAGTTCAGTTCTACGACAGCTGGGCAGAAAACTACGAGAAGGTCTGTGTACTACCTGttcaggtactctgtatactaTGTGATGCCctgagaggcgccgccgctctcaccGGGGCAGTTCGAGCGGTGCGAGGACACCAGgttcaaatataaacaaaagGTTGTATTCACGTTCTCCGGAAACAAAAACAGTCGTCCAAACAGGGTAACTCAGGCTCCGGTGGATCGGCGCCAGTCCACCTTAAACAATGTCCCGTCTTCAGAGGGGGATCATGAATCCAACTCACGAGAATATACAGTCTTCCTCCACGATATCCTCCTACGGCGGTCTGGTCTTCTGCAGCGAGCCCAACCTGCAGATCGTCTCTCTAACCCCAGGAACCAGCCGCTCGTGACATCACAACTACCTGTTCAGGTACAGGTGTTCACTTAAGCCTCCCATCTATCTGAACCAGGACACGAGCCTGATGTGCTACCGAGCTCCACACCTGGCCGTGGACTTCCTGTCCAGCAGCTTCTCGGGGAGTCGAGGAGCCGCTCGTGTTCTGGACGTGGCCTGTGGGTCCGGGTTGGTCGCTATGCTGGTGAGCCtttcatccattcatcttctaCACCCCTTGTCCTCGTGGGGGAATGgggtcaatcccagctaacatcaGATGGTTGAACTGGACCAGTAGGAGCCTAAAAAAACTTCTAACACAGTAAACTTTGCATTTAGGGGACGTGCTCAGTGCGCTCTGGTGATTGTGTTGCTTGTTAGCAGAATAAACCATTACATTACACCATGAAATTAGCCATGGAAGGTCATCAGGTCATGTCTGGTCACTACGTCACAAGTccctcacttcttcttcttctggtatATTTAGATGGTTAAACCGAACCAATGTCGTCCCAGTAGACGCTGCTAAAGTTCTGTACGGACCGACGATAGGACCAGAACCTCATTTTGTAGAGGTTTAGGAGCTAATGTTGGTTGTCTTTGTCTTCTGGTGCTTCTAGATGTTAGAACTGGGCTTCAAGCACTTTGTGGGAGTGGACGGCAGTCAAGGTATGCTGGACCAAGCTGCTAAGACCGGGATCTACGAGGAGCTCAGACTGGCCTTACTGGGAGCAGAGCCACTGCCAGCAAAGATTGGTacaccacacactcacactgcatACACACTTACTGTACCTGTATATATGTGTTGGTAAGTGAGAATGAGTTATGCTCCAACAGGCACTGAGGCCACCTAAGGGGTCCTTGTTTTAGGAGTCAAGCGGGAGACGTTTTCACACGCTAGGGAGAAGTAAGAAAAGAGAGAACCAAAGTTTACCCGTAACTTGGCGGACTTCTTACCTGTTTAACGGAGGAATAAAGCGTTTCTTAAAAACTAACGTCAGTaagttaacacacaaacacaaaggaatAATCCCAGATGATGAAGGATGCGGCATAACCATTTCAGTTATATAGAAGGCGGAGCCACAGATCAGTTGCAGGACAAAAAGGGCGGGGCCACAGATCAGTTCCATGTATAATAAGGGCGGGGCCACAGATCCGTTCCATGTGTAATGAGGGCGGGGCCACAGATCAGTTGCAGGGCAAAAAGGGCGGGGCCACAGATCCGTTCCATGTATAATGAGATCAGATCAGTTTCATGTGTAAAGAGGGCGTCGCCACAGATCAGGCCCAGGACAAGGAGGAAGATACTAACCCATGAAAACCTTCTTGATTGGTGGAACCTTAAcagggctcctcctcctcctcctggtttcAGGTGCGTTTGATGTGGTGATCATGGTTGGCGCTCTGGATCCGGGTTTTGCACCAGTCAGTGTTGTGAGGGAGCTCTGCCAGGCCGCCAAACCAGGTCAGAGTCGGACCTGATGTGGATCTCTCATACTGAATGCTCAGTACAGAACTCCCTGTGAGTGAACACGCTGTGTGTTGGTCTGCAGGTGGTTTGGTCTGCATGTCGAGAGGCGACCACAGTGGACCAGCAGGACGTGAATACAAGAAGGATCTGGAGGCAGAGctgcagctgatggaggaggaggacctggaggaggtggagtccAGTAGGACTCAAACGCACCAACAGATACATGAAGGACCCTCATCTGAAGCCAGAGGagatccagcagctgcagctggaggagtGTTACCTAAGTGGGACTGCTTATCTCTACAAGAAGCACAGCCGTTAAAGCAAAGGCTCAATCAGAGAGCTGAGGTAGCCCATGGCTTTAGAtatgaaaacataatacaatataGAGAAATGCTGTGGAAAAATATTGTTCTGTGTAGGTTATTTTGTGGTTGTAGTTTAAATTTGGTCTATTTTGAGTGTGTTTACAATTTTAATCTTAAATGCAAAATGGTAGAAGCTTGATTAGATATCAGGGGTATAATGAAATCTTAGAACTCAGTTGGGGCTTTTGGGATAATAAGTTACTCATTGGTGCAGGAGGGTTGATCTAGAAcgggggtctcaaactcatttcaggtttgggccagatgcagcccccGACCGAACGCCAGCTAGACCATCACGGTCGGCGGGGGGGGCTgacggcgctgacggtccgaccggcgaaagGTACGGTCGCGCTGacggtacgccaaagtcggccGAACCCCCCCGCTGgcgggccggagtttgagacccctgatctagAAGGGTTTTTATTGAATACAGGACCAAAGGTTTTCTCGTGTGAACGACTAGAGTCGCTCAAGGGGGGAATGTTTCTTCATGTTCACTCACGTTACGCAAGGAGACACAACGCGAGGGTCTGACAACCAGACTGAGTTAGTCCAGCATCAACAAGCAGGTCGAGGGGCAGGTGAAGGACAAGGAGAAGGACAGTGGGACGACACCAACAGGAGGAGAGTCACGCCAAAGACATGTATAAACTAATGTGTTGTATCATCACCTCGTTGGTGTCTTTCCTCTGAACTGAAGGATCTCCAGCGTGTTCTATGGGTGTGTGTTACTGAGActtcctggtctgtgaggatgtgtgggtcctggtctgtgaggatgtgtgggtcctggtctgtgaggatgtgtgggtcctggtctgtgaggatgtgtgggtcctggtctgtgaggatgtgtgggtcctggtctgtgaggatgtgtgggtcctcatctcctggtctgtgaggatgtgtgggtcctggtctgtgaggatgtgtgggtcctggtctgtgaggatgtgtgggtcctggtctgtgaggatgtgtgggtcctggtctgtgaggatgtgtgggtcctggtctgtgaggatgtgtgggtcctggtctgtgaggatgtgtgggtcctgctctgtgaggatgtgtgggtcctggtctgtgaggatgtgtgggtcctggtctgtgaggatgtgtgggtcctcatctcctggtctgtgaggatgtgtgggtcctggtctgtgaggatgtgtgggtcctcatctcctggtctgtgaggatgtgtgggtcatggtctgtgaggatgtgtgggtcctggtctgtgaggatgtgtgggtcctggtctgtgaggatgtgtgggtcctcatctcctggtctgtgaggatgtgtgggtcctggtctgtgaggatgtgtgggtcctggtctgtgaggatgtgtgggtcctggtctgtgaggatgtgtgggtcctggtctgtgaggatgtgtgggtcctggtctgtgaggatgtgtgggtcctgctctgtgaggatgtgtgggtcctggtctgtgaggatgtgtgggtcctggtctgtgaggatgtgtgggtcctcatctcctggtctgtgaggatgtgtgggtcctggtctgtgaggatgtgtgggtcctcatctcctggtctgtgaggatgtgtgggtcatggtctgtgaggatgtgtgggtcctggtctgtgaggatgtgtgggtcctggtctgtgaggatgtgtgggtcctggtctgtgaggatgtgtgggtcctcatCTCCAGTCAGAGGGATACAGTCGGCGACAGGCACCACATTTTgtggggcaggtgctcaaacccaAACAAAAGGGCATCCATCGCACAGTAGGATTTATTCACCGTCCTTCTGCTTTTTGGCTTTATGCTGCAAATTATGTAAATGAGATGAATGAAagttaataataatcaaaagctgacaatacacacacattgttgtACTCTTTtcgttgaagcataagcagaattacactaataatataccacaatatacctcACCGACTGTCATGTAGCTCCACTTAAGACCTACGTTTCATTTCATTAatgattctcaataaagttagaaacaaAGACACGTACCCccatttgagaaccactgactTAGACAATCCAAAGTTAATATGAattaaaacacaacaacactaaAACAACAGGAATCGTAGATCATAAATAATAAAGGCGAACATCTGAAAACATATAAACATCATTTAAATCCATCCAGCCGTTTGTTATGCAAGTCGTGCAAATGTACGTCAGTGCGTATAAAGACAATCTGCTATTTTTTATCTCACAATTTGGTGACGCGaggcagggggcggggctttctCCTCCGCGAGGACCATTGCACTGAGGAGGACAACGCGGTGACCTCCCACTCTGATGACTTTTCTGTCAACCGAAAGGTTCACGTTATTGAGGTTTCGTAAGGTCGACGTTTTATCTTTTTaagttttgtaaaaaataagtAATTACACTCGCACATTGAAAGCTTTAACCAAAATCTATCCTcgaattatatttattattttttcatttaaacaatgaCTTATTAACATGAAAAATGAAGCTGTCAGTACAGCTTGGAGAAATCAACAGAATATcattaattatatatttaataatatatgtatGTCACAatatgtacctctgagatgtattAGAATATCTCTGAGCTGTAGCTGTAGTACAATAAAAGTGCAAAATGTaaagtatatatattatgtttatAAATTAGTGCTTGGCAACGATGAAATTGAACTGGATTAATTGCATTATTTTTTGTGGCAATTAGTTGCATTATGCACAAAATTCAATACCACGCTAAGGACCGTCCTACTGGATATGCGTGTTAAACGTATAATCAGCTTCACTGCTCTTTTGCGCGGAGTGGGTCATCGCCTTCAATCCGCCATCTGTGTCCAGTCTCATCGCGAGCGCCTCCGCGCAGCCTCCCTGCATCCGAGCGCGAGCATCAGTGCGCAGGAACAGAGGCAGAGAAGACGGGGGGACAGAAGAGACCGcggaaagacagagacagagacgggaCGCCATCGGGTCCCTGGAGCGGCGCCTCTCCCGGACCAGCGGCTTCTTCTCGGCCTCTCGGCCCTCTATGGGTGTGAGTGGGAGCGGCCGGTAGTCGGGCGGtgtctcctccatctctgcgcTCTTCTTCCCGCTCCGTCCGGACAACAAAATGGCGGATGTCATCGAGCTCGGACCGGCCTACGGTGAGACCCGGGCCCGTTCGGTGTCCCGCGCCCCGCGGCTCGTCGTCGAGATAACGGCTTTCAGTCGGTCCCGGACGGTTTTATTTGGGTCAACGGGGAATCCAGCAGGTGTATCGGGCCTAAACGCCCCGTGTCGTCCTCATAATAATCTCCATTATTAACAAGCAGCCAAAGGgaacatttaaagacaaaatGGCGCTGGTGTTGGGAGAGAATTTAACCGGAGGAACGTGAGATCAAAGAGAATAACATCCATGACGTCACACAGGGCGGCTTCCTCTTGGGGGCCTCAtctgcgtgcgcgcgcgtgccaGTCGGGGTGGTGTATCTGAGGTGACGTCATGTCTGAACGCGGCGTTGTTTTGAACCCGAGGTACCCGGATGCTACCATCAGGTAACAGAGTATTTGTACAGTGTACAAATACTCTGTTACTCGTGCCATCAAACTACATCAGCCAATGTACTCTTATACAGTACAAATACCGTGGTGTAAAAGTACTCCGTTAAATGTAGCCTACTAATACTATTGTGTACAAATACTGTTATACAGTTAATCTACAAATAATAAGTATTAATACTGTACAGTTACTCTCATACAGCAAGAGTACTAATGCCACAGGTTAAGTACTACAGACTGTAACAATATCTTGTCACAGTATCTATATTCAGACTATTATTACTGATAGATTGATGTACTTTAGTATTAAtatatgattatttt
This genomic stretch from Gasterosteus aculeatus chromosome 20, fGasAcu3.hap1.1, whole genome shotgun sequence harbors:
- the LOC120811023 gene encoding uncharacterized protein LOC120811023 isoform X2; translation: MMLKEKFGGKVKEMRKRLETFAWTDSQSVLKGKRMADGDKKVVCCVLLLLTGAVGQGPTVDYQHPLCAVKGSTLTILCSFTPQSVNTDGKQVLVEIIRVVWCQNHEICQLTTPSVYDSELQNKRVNNPRYHYLGDKTGNCSLQITGVQDGDNGTFRFRMEANDAANHYTGRSGATVRVSGGVQVSLIVSVVSSVLMLLCFVIVVLAIIRKKNQSAVRGEAGPEVKGAQQQEEDVSYAHIQFKARGGQDRPVKVEDDSIIYSSVVA
- the LOC120811023 gene encoding uncharacterized protein LOC120811023 isoform X1; this encodes MMLKEKFGGKVKEMRKRLETFAWTDSQSVLKGKRMADGDKKVVCCVLLLLTGAVGQGPTVDYQHPLCAVKGSTLTILCSFTPQSVNTDGKQVLVEIIRVVWCQNHEICQLTTPSVYDSELQNKRVNNPRYHYLGDKTGNCSLQITGVQDGDNGTFRFRMEANDAANHYTGRSGATVRVSDGAQMEVHSSTHRAFKRGEAVTLKCTTKCTFHQLEVTWLRDGHALKHTGPSLHLAALTAGDSGNYTCRLKNDVSSFSKAFSVHVEAEEEGGVQVSLIVSVVSSVLMLLCFVIVVLAIIRKKNQSAVRGEAGPEVKGAQQQEEDVSYAHIQFKARGGQDRPVKVEDDSIIYSSVVA
- the LOC120811024 gene encoding methyltransferase-like protein 27, producing the protein MCYRAPHLAVDFLSSSFSGSRGAARVLDVACGSGLVAMLMLELGFKHFVGVDGSQGMLDQAAKTGIYEELRLALLGAEPLPAKIGAFDVVIMVGALDPGFAPVSVVRELCQAAKPGGLVCMSRGDHSGPAGREYKKDLEAELQLMEEEDLEEVESSRTQTHQQIHEGPSSEARGDPAAAAGGVLPKWDCLSLQEAQPLKQRLNQRAEVAHGFRYENIIQYREMLWKNIVLCRLFCGCSLNLVYFECVYNFNLKCKMVEA